The following proteins are encoded in a genomic region of Thermogemmata fonticola:
- a CDS encoding helix-turn-helix domain-containing protein, with product MERALLSVREAANYLGISSRLLWQLTCPRGPIPCVRLGTGNPKYSRVLYSIEALDAWIREQLKGQAKGGAGSE from the coding sequence ATGGAACGGGCACTGTTATCAGTAAGGGAAGCCGCAAACTACCTCGGTATTTCCTCACGTCTGCTTTGGCAACTTACATGTCCCCGTGGTCCGATCCCCTGTGTAAGGCTTGGGACCGGAAACCCGAAATACAGCCGGGTCTTGTACTCCATCGAAGCTCTTGATGCCTGGATTCGCGAGCAGTTGAAGGGACAAGCGAAAGGAGGCGCCGGCAGTGAGTGA